One genomic region from Candidatus Neomarinimicrobiota bacterium encodes:
- a CDS encoding triose-phosphate isomerase: protein MKFKPIVAGNWKMHKTRDEGVSFVGKIKNRVLDKAEAKVIFCPPFTTLFSIVETIDGSDFSVGAQNVHHKAQGAFTGEISVEMLKSEGVEYVILGHSERRHVFGESDSFINKKVHAVLDGGLIPMFCIGETLEDRQANSTIDVLKDQIQIGLKGLETIDPENMIIAYEPVWAIGTGETASEEQVAVAHFSVKSILGGMFGEEGNEVPILYGGSVNENNAAELIQIKGVDGFLIGGASLKEDSFCSIIEQVSKFYKR, encoded by the coding sequence ATGAAATTTAAACCTATAGTTGCCGGAAACTGGAAGATGCACAAAACACGAGATGAAGGAGTCTCCTTCGTCGGTAAAATCAAAAATCGTGTATTGGATAAGGCGGAAGCAAAGGTTATATTCTGCCCGCCTTTTACGACGCTCTTTTCCATAGTTGAAACAATTGACGGTTCCGATTTTAGTGTTGGTGCACAAAATGTACATCATAAAGCACAAGGCGCTTTCACCGGTGAAATTTCAGTGGAAATGCTAAAATCCGAAGGTGTCGAATACGTAATTTTAGGTCATTCTGAACGGCGTCATGTCTTTGGAGAATCTGATTCTTTCATTAATAAAAAAGTGCATGCTGTATTAGATGGTGGATTGATTCCCATGTTTTGTATCGGCGAAACATTGGAAGATCGACAAGCAAACAGTACAATTGATGTGCTTAAAGATCAAATCCAGATTGGATTGAAAGGATTAGAAACTATCGATCCGGAAAATATGATAATCGCCTATGAACCGGTATGGGCAATTGGAACTGGTGAAACAGCTTCCGAGGAACAGGTGGCAGTAGCCCATTTTTCTGTTAAATCCATTCTTGGAGGAATGTTTGGCGAAGAGGGCAATGAAGTGCCGATTCTTTATGGTGGATCAGTGAATGAAAATAATGCTGCTGAATTGATCCAGATTAAAGGTGTAGATGGTTTTCTTATTGGCGGAGCAAGCCTAAAAGAAGACAGTTTTTGCAGCATAATAGAACAAGTATCAAAATTTTATAAGAGGTAA
- a CDS encoding ComF family protein translates to MKLIFPNFCLSCEDKSASRYLSSGILCKPCIGKLEPTEKENRINEIHFPEYIDEAYSCWWFNDTLQEVIHQLKYADRARIGSEMGKYAAKEFQKKTFQNVDLITAIPLHQKKERERGYNQAGWIAKGFARQIGRPHDLTIIKRKSYTISQTTLDREERLQNMENAFVTSRPLKGMKIGIIDDVLTTGATMSACSKALKQGGADYVMAITLATPKIKK, encoded by the coding sequence ATGAAATTGATATTTCCCAATTTCTGTTTATCCTGTGAGGATAAATCGGCAAGTCGATATTTATCTTCTGGAATTCTCTGTAAACCTTGTATTGGAAAACTTGAACCGACTGAAAAAGAAAATCGAATTAATGAGATCCACTTTCCTGAATACATTGATGAAGCTTACTCTTGTTGGTGGTTCAACGACACCTTACAGGAAGTAATCCACCAACTGAAATATGCAGATCGGGCAAGGATTGGAAGTGAGATGGGGAAATATGCTGCCAAAGAATTTCAAAAAAAGACCTTTCAGAATGTGGATTTAATTACAGCAATCCCCCTTCATCAAAAAAAGGAAAGAGAGCGGGGATATAACCAAGCGGGGTGGATCGCTAAGGGGTTTGCAAGGCAAATTGGCCGACCTCATGATCTAACTATTATTAAGCGAAAATCATATACTATTTCACAAACTACACTTGATCGAGAAGAACGTCTTCAAAATATGGAAAATGCTTTTGTAACTTCCCGCCCCTTGAAAGGAATGAAAATCGGAATTATTGATGATGTTTTGACAACGGGCGCCACAATGTCCGCTTGTTCAAAAGCTTTAAAACAGGGTGGTGCAGACTATGTAATGGCAATAACCCTGGCGACACCTAAAATAAAAAAATAA
- the secG gene encoding preprotein translocase subunit SecG, producing the protein MLGFLITIHAIISLLLITVVLMQASQGGGLAGSIGGQTTNAIFGGRSAATALSKITTYLAVAFMGLALLISLVGSPSAGDGSSVIEQAQEERTLAPSNEELVLPTSPLQKAEDKQ; encoded by the coding sequence GTGTTAGGATTTTTAATTACAATTCATGCAATTATCAGTTTATTACTGATCACTGTGGTGTTAATGCAAGCCAGTCAGGGCGGCGGATTAGCCGGTTCAATTGGTGGTCAAACAACCAATGCTATTTTTGGCGGACGTAGCGCCGCAACTGCTTTGAGCAAAATTACTACTTATCTTGCGGTAGCTTTCATGGGCTTGGCCCTTTTGATAAGCCTTGTGGGATCACCATCTGCCGGTGATGGCAGTTCGGTTATCGAACAAGCGCAAGAAGAGCGTACATTGGCCCCTTCTAATGAGGAATTAGTATTACCCACTTCGCCACTTCAAAAGGCAGAAGATAAGCAATAG
- a CDS encoding phosphoglycerate kinase produces MIKPLKSFDLKEKRILIRVDFNVPIENDRVVDDFRIRAALPTIQYCLKEGANVVLMSHLGRPNGKVLPEMSLIPAGETLADLLEMPIKFSDDCVSEDAHDVSLGLRGGEIHLLENLRFHIEETKNDPIFSANLAKHGQIYINDAFGTAHRAHASNTGVAKNFTHKGMGFLLETEMQFLSEAMIKPQRPLTVILGGAKIDSKLNLIHNFIGKAEHILIGGGMAFTFLKAQGKDIGNSLVDESMIPTAKAIMSKARGKSKLVFPKDIVCAESMKHGDQIEVFSAGKIPDHLMGLDIGPETVEAFSEIIEDSGTILWNGPMGVFEVDGFQKGTQNIALKLVEVTRGEAMTIVGGGDSAAAINKYGLMKQVSHVSTGGGASLELLSGNPLPAIYSLEL; encoded by the coding sequence GTGATAAAACCTCTTAAATCTTTTGATCTTAAAGAAAAGCGTATCCTCATTCGTGTGGATTTTAACGTACCTATCGAAAATGATCGTGTTGTCGATGATTTTCGGATTCGGGCCGCCCTACCTACAATTCAGTATTGCCTTAAAGAAGGGGCCAATGTTGTATTAATGTCCCATTTGGGAAGGCCGAATGGAAAGGTTTTACCGGAAATGAGTTTAATTCCTGCCGGAGAAACTTTGGCGGACCTATTAGAAATGCCCATTAAGTTTTCTGATGATTGTGTTTCCGAGGATGCCCATGATGTATCTTTGGGGCTCCGCGGGGGTGAAATTCATTTACTCGAAAATTTACGCTTTCATATTGAGGAAACGAAGAATGACCCCATCTTTAGTGCGAACTTGGCTAAGCATGGTCAAATTTATATTAATGATGCTTTTGGAACCGCCCACCGCGCACACGCATCCAACACAGGTGTAGCTAAAAATTTCACTCATAAAGGAATGGGCTTTCTTCTTGAGACAGAAATGCAATTCCTTTCTGAAGCTATGATAAAACCTCAACGGCCATTAACCGTAATACTGGGTGGCGCAAAAATCGATTCGAAATTGAATCTAATCCATAATTTTATCGGTAAGGCTGAACACATTCTCATTGGCGGTGGAATGGCTTTTACTTTTTTAAAGGCTCAAGGGAAGGATATAGGAAATTCTCTAGTTGATGAATCTATGATTCCAACCGCAAAAGCGATAATGTCGAAGGCACGTGGAAAATCAAAATTGGTCTTTCCAAAAGATATAGTATGTGCTGAATCCATGAAACATGGTGATCAAATAGAAGTCTTTTCAGCGGGAAAGATTCCTGATCATTTAATGGGTTTAGATATTGGTCCTGAAACGGTGGAAGCTTTTTCTGAAATAATTGAAGATTCTGGAACTATTTTATGGAATGGCCCCATGGGAGTTTTTGAAGTTGATGGATTTCAAAAAGGCACCCAAAATATAGCTCTAAAGCTTGTTGAAGTAACCAGAGGGGAAGCCATGACCATCGTTGGTGGTGGTGACTCAGCTGCTGCCATCAATAAATATGGATTAATGAAACAGGTTAGTCACGTCTCAACTGGCGGCGGAGCTTCTTTAGAACTTTTATCTGGGAATCCTCTTCCCGCAATCTATTCATTGGAACTTTAA